TTTCTTACAGCATGCCCTTGGCGGCGTCGACAAGGCCGCGAACGGCCGCCACGGACTTGTTGAAGTTCTCTTGTTCTTCGGCATCGAGATTGATCTCGACAACGCGCTCGACGCCACCAGCGCCAAGAACGACCGGAACACCGACATAGATGCCGTCAACGCCGTACTCGCCGCTCAGGTAAGCAGCAACCGGCATAACGCGCTTCTGGTCTTTCAAATAGCTTTCAGCCATTGCGATGGCCGATGCTGCCGGGGCATAGAATGCCGAACCGGTTTTCAGCAGGCCAACGATTTCGGCACCGCCATCACGGGTACGCTGAACGATCTGGTCGATCTTTTCCTGCGTGGTCCAGCCCATTTTGATCAGGTCGGGAACCGGGACGCCAGCAACGGTCGAATAACGGATCGACGGCACCATGGTGTCGCCGTGGCCGCCCAGAACAAAGGCGGTAACGTCTTTGACCGATACTTTGAATTCTTCGGCGAGGAAGTAACGGAAACGGGCAGAGTCCAGAACGCCGGCCATGCCGACAACTTTCTTCGGATCAAAGCCGGTTGCCTGCTGCATCACCCAGACCATCGCATCAAGCGGGTTGGTGATAACAATGACAAACGCGTCCGGGGCATGCTGCTTGATGCCCTGACCAACCTGGGTCATGACCTTGGTGTTGATGCCGATCAGGTCATCACGGCTCATGCCCGGTTTACGGGCAACACCGGCGGTGACGATGACAACGTCTGCACCGGCGATATCAGCATAGTCGCTGGTACCCTTGAGGTCGGCATCGAACATGTCGACGGGTGAGGATTCAGCAATATCAAGCGATTTGCCCTGCGGCATGCCATCAACGATGTCGAAAAGGACGACGTCGCCAAGCTCTTTCAGGCCAGCGAGGTGGGCCAGAGTACCACCGATATTGCCAGCGCCGACGAGCGCGATCTTGTTGCGGGCCATTCCGTTACCTTCTTCCCTATTGCGCTTCCGGAGTGTTGAAAACTTAACTGGGGAGCGCGATTGAAAATGTAAACCTGCGAACGCGAAACAATCGTTCGCAAACATCGTGTGTGGTAAACCGATTCGTCCCGATTTACAAGGGGAAACGCCGTTGTTTTGACGCGGAAAACCGCCAGTTCAGCGAATGTTGCGACTATTGTCTAAACGCTTAAAAAGCGATCATGTTGCGTGTGCGAAACAAGCGGAAGGCGTGATAAACACTGGCGCTCTATGTTGCACGGCACTGCCTAACAGTTTAGCAGCGGCGCAAAATTATGGCAGTTCACCTTTTAAAACTTCCAAGGTTTGCGCGAATTGGGGATCAGCCATGCGATCAGCGGGACGTTAAATCAATCAATCTGATTAAACATTCTGCTGTTTTTTCATCTCCAAAGCAGCCTTTGCGCAAGATTCTGTATCTGGCAAATCGTTCTGGGGTTGAATTGCGCGCCAGCGAAGGCACCCATCGGTCTTGGAGTCGTAACACCAATGCCGATTCTGCCCGTGAATGACCGCCAAGCCGATGAAAACATATGATGTTACCGGTATCATTTGTCCTGGCTAAGCATATCAAAAACGAAAACCGCCCGTGACGCGGTTATGCGCGTGCAACGGGCGGTTCATCAATGTCGGTCGATGACGGGGATGGCCGGGAATGCGTTATGCATTATGCATTTCGTCCCTTGCCGGTCACCCTTCGCGATCAGGTCAGATGGGGCTGATCAAGATATTCCTGGCTGCGCATTTCTGTCAGGCGCGAAACAGTACGCTGAAACTCAAACGAGAAGTCACCATCGGTGTAAAGGTCTTCGGGTTTGGTTTCCATGGCGCAGATCAGATTGGTTTTATGTTCATACATCGCATCGATCAGCGTGTTGAAACGCTTGGCCCAGTCGCGCCGGGAGGCAGGCATTTGCGGGATTAAATCGATGACGATGGTGTGAAAATGGGTTGCAAGGGCAATATAGTCCCCCGGGCCGAGCGGGCGGGTGCACAGTTCCTCGAACGTGAATCGCGCCACACCGGCACCGGTTTCACGAATGGCAATATCGCGGCCCTTCACGCGCAGGCTGCCGGCATCGACGCGCGCACCTTCGGTGACTTTGGCAAACAGTTCATCAATGCGCGCCGGGGTTTTATCATCGGCGGGATAAACAAACACGTCGGCGGCTGTCAGGTTGCGCATGCGATAATCGGTGCGGCTGGCAAGTTCAAGCACATCAAGCTTTTCTTTGAGCATCTCAATGAAAGGCAGGAAGTTCTGGCGTTGCAGGCCATCCTTGTAAAGGTCGTCAGGCACACGGTTTGATGTGGTTACAACCACAACACCCCGGTCAAAAAGCTGTTCAAACAGGCGGCCAACGATCATGGCATCGGTGATATCGGTGATCTGCATTTCATCAAAACACAGAAGCCAGGCCTGTTTGGCCAGGTCCTTTGCGATGGGCGGGATCGGGTCTGATTCACTATCGCTGCGGCTTTGGCGGAATTTATGCAGCCTGTCATGCACATCCTGCATGAAATCGTGGAAATGGACCCGGCGTTTATGTTCAACCGGGGCGGTTTCATAAAACAGGTCCATCAGCATCGATTTGCCACGGCCGACTTCGCCGTAAATATAAAGGCCCTGTGGCGGTTCCGGGTCGTTCCGGCGTTTGGTCAGGCCGAAACGTTCATACCAGGTGCCCTTGCCATTATTGGGCCGATAATCGCGCAAGGCGTTAAACAGGCTTTGCAGCTTTTCAGCGCACAGTTCCTGCATGCCATCGTGGGTCAATTCACCATCGGCGATTTTTTTACGGTATCGGGAAAGCGGGCCGTCAGACATTCGGTAACTTTCAGGCAGTGGGACACGCAGTATGCCTGCGTAAGGGGCAGGCACAAATATGGCCCGGCAAAAAACGGCTGCCTATCAACCGGGAATTTGCCGGGCATATTTAGAACAAGAAGACATAAAACATCGTCTTCGTGCAATGCAATATGCGGGATGCTGTTCTGCTTTGCACCAGGCAGGTGGTCATGGCCGGGCCGGTGCGCAAGAAGGCCGTCAGATCAGGCGCATTTTCTTAAACAGCCAGACCTCAAGCCCGACCAGCAGGGCCAGGATGATGGAAACGCCCCAGAAACCCCAGGTGTTATCCGCTGCGGGAATACCACCAACATTCACGCCTAGCAGGCCGGTAACAAAACTGATGGGCAGGAACAGCCCGGCAATTACGGTCAGCCAGTACATGGTGCGGTTCATGCGTTCGGTTTCAACGGCCATCAGGCTGTCATTGGCGATCTGGATGCGTTCGCGCAGGCTGTCGAGTTCTTCGACAAGGCGGGTGACACGGTCCGTCAGGGTGCGTGCGCGGCGTTTGTGAATTTTGTCTTCCCAGGTTGGCTTCTGGTCAAAAAACTTTGCCAGGGCATCGCGCTGCGGGGCGATATGGCGGCGCAGGCGCGACAGGCGATGGCGCATATCCGCCGTTTTCAGGCGTAAGGGCAGGGTTTTGGTTTCGGGGACTTCCTCGATCTCGTCTTCAAGATCATCAAGGTTTTCCTCGATGGTGCGAATTTCGGCATCAATGCGGAAAATCAGGCGTTCTGCCAGGGTCAGAACAAAATCATCGCTGCTGGTGGGGGCTGTGCCCTCGGCAATGCTGGCCCGGATATCCTCAAAGGCGCGCATATGCTGGTTACGCAGGGTAATGACC
The window above is part of the Thalassospira marina genome. Proteins encoded here:
- the mdh gene encoding malate dehydrogenase encodes the protein MARNKIALVGAGNIGGTLAHLAGLKELGDVVLFDIVDGMPQGKSLDIAESSPVDMFDADLKGTSDYADIAGADVVIVTAGVARKPGMSRDDLIGINTKVMTQVGQGIKQHAPDAFVIVITNPLDAMVWVMQQATGFDPKKVVGMAGVLDSARFRYFLAEEFKVSVKDVTAFVLGGHGDTMVPSIRYSTVAGVPVPDLIKMGWTTQEKIDQIVQRTRDGGAEIVGLLKTGSAFYAPAASAIAMAESYLKDQKRVMPVAAYLSGEYGVDGIYVGVPVVLGAGGVERVVEINLDAEEQENFNKSVAAVRGLVDAAKGML
- the zapE gene encoding cell division protein ZapE, whose product is MSDGPLSRYRKKIADGELTHDGMQELCAEKLQSLFNALRDYRPNNGKGTWYERFGLTKRRNDPEPPQGLYIYGEVGRGKSMLMDLFYETAPVEHKRRVHFHDFMQDVHDRLHKFRQSRSDSESDPIPPIAKDLAKQAWLLCFDEMQITDITDAMIVGRLFEQLFDRGVVVVTTSNRVPDDLYKDGLQRQNFLPFIEMLKEKLDVLELASRTDYRMRNLTAADVFVYPADDKTPARIDELFAKVTEGARVDAGSLRVKGRDIAIRETGAGVARFTFEELCTRPLGPGDYIALATHFHTIVIDLIPQMPASRRDWAKRFNTLIDAMYEHKTNLICAMETKPEDLYTDGDFSFEFQRTVSRLTEMRSQEYLDQPHLT
- a CDS encoding CorA family divalent cation transporter — translated: MTPKALINAFRIDRTGKGTALSGDEFATSFPSAGEGEYLWVHLDWMEPGVAALLTEKAGLEASIVETLATRGTRPTVLFYDHGYSMNLRGVNLNKESDPADMISVRIWCSDKLVITLRNQHMRAFEDIRASIAEGTAPTSSDDFVLTLAERLIFRIDAEIRTIEENLDDLEDEIEEVPETKTLPLRLKTADMRHRLSRLRRHIAPQRDALAKFFDQKPTWEDKIHKRRARTLTDRVTRLVEELDSLRERIQIANDSLMAVETERMNRTMYWLTVIAGLFLPISFVTGLLGVNVGGIPAADNTWGFWGVSIILALLVGLEVWLFKKMRLI